In one Sesamum indicum cultivar Zhongzhi No. 13 linkage group LG12, S_indicum_v1.0, whole genome shotgun sequence genomic region, the following are encoded:
- the LOC105175193 gene encoding aspartyl protease family protein At5g10770-like: MELLFSLLFALLLSGTSSIRVNKDVEFDHFKHPAVHLPLYHVREQRPDSPQSLDTPVSFLEALHLDDARVKFLNSRLTKINLTSSSGAIKSGRLIDGMSVSVPLNPGGSLGVANYYTRIGLGTPPTYHLVVVDTGSSFSWIQCEPCAVYCHPQVGSHFDPAASHTYQRLSCDTSQCSSLKGATLNNPMCTSSNTCLYAATYGDQSVSIGYLSKDSLTFGTESLPGFVFGCGQDNDGLFGKSAGLVGLAKNELSMLSQLSTKYGKVFSYCLPTATPLGEAGSGGFLSIGTSSNSGYKFTPMVSDPRDPTLYFLKLSGVSVSGKPLGLAATDYNVPTIIDSGTTISRLAGPVYSALREELVKIITSKYKMAEAFSLLDACFIGSFNEISSVVPSVEMIFQGGAEINLRPRNVVIEVEKGTTCLSFAGNSNLRDIAIIGNQQQQTFEIVYDLASSRIGFAAGGCR, encoded by the coding sequence ACGTCGAATTTGATCACTTTAAGCATCCTGCTGTGCACCTGCCTTTGTATCATGTCCGGGAGCAAAGGCCTGACTCACCCCAGAGCTTGGATACTCCCGTGTCCTTCTTGGAGGCACTTCATCTGGATGATGCTCGTGTTAAGTTTCTTAATTCCAGACTCACCAAGATAAACTTGACATCATCATCAGGGGCGATCAAATCAGGTCGCTTGATCGATGGAATGTCAGTTAGCGTGCCCCTGAATCCCGGTGGGTCACTTGGTGTTGCAAATTACTACACCAGAATAGGCCTTGGAACTCCACCCACTTACCATCTCGTGGTTGTTGACACCGGCAGCTCCTTCTCCTGGATTCAGTGTGAGCCCTGTGCCGTCTATTGCCATCCACAAGTCGGCTCCCATTTTGACCCCGCTGCTTCTCATACATATCAACGTCTATCATGTGATACGAGCCAGTGCTCTTCCCTCAAGGGCGCCACTCTCAACAATCCTATGTGCACATCTTCAAACACATGCCTATACGCTGCGACATATGGTGATCAATCCGTCTCCATTGGATACTTGAGCAAAGACTCACTAACCTTCGGCACAGAGTCACTTCCTGGTTTTGTGTTCGGATGCGGACAGGACAATGATGGCCTATTCGGGAAATCAGCAGGATTGGTTGGCCTGGCGAAAAACGAGCTCTCCATGCTATCCCAGTTGTCCACTAAGTACGGGAAAGTCTTCTCTTACTGCCTCCCCACAGCCACACCCTTGGGAGAAGCCGGAAGTGGAGGTTTTCTATCCATTGGGACTAGTTCAAATTCTGGCTACAAGTTCACGCCAATGGTATCTGATCCTCGTGATCCAACATTGTATTTTCTAAAGCTGTCAGGAGTATCAGTGTCCGGGAAGCCGTTAGGCCTGGCTGCAACTGATTACAATGTTCCCACGATCATAGACTCGGGCACCACCATATCACGCTTGGCTGGACCGGTGTATTCAGCCCTTAGAGAGGAGCTGGTTAAGATCATAACCTCAAAATATAAGATGGCTGAAGCCTTTTCACTTCTTGATGCCTGTTTTATAGGCAGTTTCAACGAGATATCCAGCGTTGTGCCTTCAGTTGAAATGATATTCCAAGGAGGAGCTGAAATCAATCTGCGGCCACGAAATGTAGTCATAGAAGTGGAGAAGGGGACTACGTGCTTGTCCTTTGCAGGCAACTCCAATCTTCGTGATATCGCCATCATAGGAAACCAGCAACAGCAGACCTTTGAGATTGTCTACGATTTAGCCAGTTCAAGAATCGGGTTCGCGGCTGGCGGATGTCGCTAG